The Candidatus Dependentiae bacterium genome includes the window AACAAAAAATTAGATCATTTCTCCCTAAGTTGAGCGATAAAACTAGATCATTTCTCCCTGAGTTGAGCGATAGCAAAGTATCGAAGGGTATTCCGAATAAAACATATCCAGGTTTTTATTCATTTGCCGGATTAATCATAACTTCAGCTGATTGAACAACAGGTCGGCCTTCAACCTTATAAAAGATAGTACATACGGAAAACTTAAAATCTTGTTCTTCCAATAACAAAGGTTTTATTATTTTCCATGTTTGCAGCGAAACTGTTCCTTGCTCAGCGCCGGCTTCACGCATTGTTTGATATTGAACAAAAAGTTCATGTGCTTTTGAATCATTACTTGCATTAACAGACAATGCCGTACATAAAAAAAGAGCATAAAGGAATAGTTGTTTCATGAAAAACCTATTTGTTTTTTTTAATTAACATTTATACTAAAGTACTATAATCATGAGGATATTATATGATTCTTATTAAAAATGAACAAACATTCCCCGTAGACATTAAAGCATTAGAACAGCACACAAAAATAGCATTAGATGCATTAGATTATGCAGACTTTGATATAAACATTGTTTTGGTCACACCGGAAGCAATGCAAAAATACAATAATGATTTCCGTGATAGAGATAGAGTAACCGATATCTTGTCTTTTCCATTTCATCTTATTGCAGCGGGAGCTCGCATTGAACCGGAAACTGAAGATGACAAAAATTTAGGAGATATCATTATATGCCCGCAATATGTAAACGATGATCTTGATCGTTGGCAAATGTCATTTGACAATCGCATGGACATGTTGCTCGTGCATGGCATCTGCCATTTGCTTGGTTACGATCACATTGAAGATAAAGATTATGAAGTCATGAAAAAAAAAGAAGCATCTCTTTTGAAAATGCTTCAATAAACTTATTATGAAATAGAGCGATGAGAAGACAAAAGACTCATCTCTCTTTTCAACTACAATATATCAATTGCCACTTATAAAAATTAAAGATCCTCTTCTATCTCACGCAATAAATCAGAAAAATCATCTGCTTCTTCTTTTCTCAATGCTGCCCATTGTGACTTTGGCTTATACGCATCTACATTCTCTTGTGGCTCCCACGTATCATCAGCATGTTTTTTTATCCAATCAATAACTTCATTAATTGCCTCTTTTTGTACTTCAGCTGCAAATAACTGAAACACGCCATGCATCGAATACCAAATAGCTGACGCAACTAAATGTGCCGTTTCATCATCAATACATGCAATCTCTTGACGCATACGAAATACAGCCTTTAAAAAAGATGTATATGCACATAACATATCATTTCTTTCTTGCTCATTTGTCGGCTCTAATACCATCTCTTGTGAATCATCTTGTAATGCTTCTAATCGAGGAGCAAAACTTTCAATTTTTTGTGAACAATAGGTCAACATCGCACCATAATCAAATGTATCACCTTGATAATGACATGATGGTAGTTCATTTTTTTGAGTTAATATAGAAATTGGAGCTGATGCAAGCAATGCAAATAATAAAAATGTACGCATAATAATCCTGATAAAAAATGTGAATAAAATATGCATGTCATCATAAGGTATATTTTTCGGTTTGACAAATGGCCAGCTATGATACACTCTTTTTTTAAAAAAAATTACTGCTATACTACAAAACACATATGTTAACTTTCAAAAAGGATTTTTCATGAAAAAAATATTATTATGTATCTTGTTAAGTAACTGTTCATTTCTATTTGGTGCTGATGCTTCAGGCATCCCCACAGGTCCTTCTGTGAACCCAAGTACAGACGGCAATGCGCCTGAAGAAGCCTCATCTAACGCAAACTCTTATTTTGATGCTAACTTTGATGCGCGAGACCAATTACCAAATGAAAAAATTAATTTCACATTTTCTCCAGTTACCGTAAAACAACCAAAACCAGAGCTCCCCTTAGGTCAACAAATTTCAATAGAGTTTGGCATGACTGCAGGGCGCCAATTTGTCGGAACTTTTGCAGCTCGATGTGGAGACAAAGCAGCAGAAACCTTTATCAATGCTCTTTTTGGCAATGACGAACAAGCTATGCAAAAAGTTGTTGCTGAATTACAAATCCGTAAGGCAAATCTACAAATGCAAGAGCAAGAACAACAACTAAAGCTCATCACCGAATTAAGCGAATTAATTTCCACAGTACGTACACTCAATGAAAAAGCTACATCTGAAAAATTAACTGAACAAGAAGCTAGACAACTTCAAGATGCCAAACAAAGCTTACAATTACTTCAAACAGTAATACAACAAGCACAAAATTAAAAAAGCATCATAAAAAAAAGAGGCTCGCAACTGCGAGCCTCTTTTTTTTATACAAAATTTTATCCAAATTTATAATTTGAGTTCTTGTGGTCGGCGTATCGCCAAAATAGCAATACCGATTAAATTTGGAATCGCAACCAAAGCAATTAAAATGTCCATAATCACCCATGCAAGTTCAACATGCAACATTGAACCAACGAATGTCATAATGACCGTAAACCAAACATACCAATTAACATATTTAAAGTTGGTAATTGATGCAAATGTTTGTCGACCATTAAAACTATTACCGATTACTGTGGTAATTACAAACAATGAAATACTTACTAATAACACGAACTGCCCAAGCGCCGGCGCACTAACCTTGAATGCTTCATAAATCAATGTTGAACGAAATACGCCTTGTTCCCAAACGCCGGTTACCAATACAATTAACCCAGAAATTAAAGCGAGTAATGCATCTGCTGCCATAGAAAACATCGCCAACACACCTTGATCAGCCGGTTTTTGTGTATCTGCCATTGCATGAGCAATTGATGAAGTTCCCAAACCGGCTTCGGTAATAAATACACCTCTGTAAAGGCCACATTTCATTGCTTGCAAAACAGTCGCGCCCAAAAATCCACCTATTGGAGCGGCCGGAGTTAAAATACATTGAGTTATACTCGCAACAGCTAGTTGTAAAGCAACTATGTCTTGAAACAAAATTAACAATGCAAACGATATATAAAAGAAAAACATTATCGGCACCAATTTACTGGCAACTTCTCCCACACGCTGTGCGCCACCAACAAGAACGTAGAGCGTAATTGCAGCCAATGCAACACCGGTTACCCATTCAGGAATGCCATCTTGCGCATACATTGCAGCCAATGTATTTGATTGTACCATCGACCAACCAATAAACAAAACAGCCATTACATACATAAACCAATTAGCAAAAAAAATACTTACATGTTTTAGGTATTGCATTGGGCCACCAATTATATGACCATTTTCAGTTTTTATGCGTGTAGACATGGCAAACACAACTTCAGTAAACTTGGTAACCGAACCCAGAAAAATATAAAGGAGCAACCAAAACATTGCACCGGGACCACCGGCAAAAATTGCCACCGTTGGGCCCACTAAATTTCCAATACCAATAGTCGTGGACATTGCAGTAAACAACGCATGAAAAGTATCAATTGTTTTAACATCGCCCTCTTTGTTTTGCACTTTTTTACGCGAAATTCCACCTTTGATCAAATCGATAAACTTTGGCATCGCACGAACCTGTATAAAACGTGTCTTAATAGTTAAAAACAGCCCGACCACAAAAAACAAAACCGCAACAGGAAAATCTAAAAAATTTTTTACTAAAACTAATGAAGTAAGTAAATTCATATAAACTCCGTGAATTAAAATAACAATGATGAAAAAAAAATAATTTCTTTTACTTTATCTAACTTTATTATTCCTCATTATAGGTTAATTTTTTATAACTTCATGCATAATCAAACAAGTTTACCACAAAAAACATCGAAAGGATTATGTCCTCTTGGCCAAAAACGAAAGAGCCTGCCTAACCAATTTATCAAACGGAACTTGTGCTCCTTTATTTTGTCTTTGCAACCAATTCATTGCAGCATCAATTTCATTTCGTGAGTAATTAAGAGAATGCAATACCTCAGAAACATTATGAATGTCTGAAATATGCTCTGCACCTTCAAACTGAACTCCTGATTTGAGTAATTTTGCAACTTTGTGTTTTAGTTGCACAACCATTTGCTCCGCTTTTTTTGCACCAATACCACTAATTTTACTCAGCATTTTATCATCCGCCTGTTGCACCGCTTGCACAAATGCAGCACCACCAAGCTGTGCTAATGCTGCCATTGCAATTTTTGGACCAACACCTGAACAACTGGTAATCAATAAAAATACTGTTTTATCTAATTCTGTTGCAAAACCATAAAGACTCGGCCCCTGCTCTTGATTCCAATGCATATATAAAAATAAGTCTACTTCTTGCCCAATGGCAACATGCATAGTAGATGGTATTGAAACGCCAAAACCTAGCGGGCCGACACTTACGGTAATATGTGACTCATTTTGTGCAGTAACTTTCCCTGAAATACTGTCAATCATTTTTTACCTTTCATTTTGGGGCTGTAAGCGGTTTGTACAAGCATTCTAAATTAAAATTGAAAGACAAACTTATATATACCGATAACGTTTGTCTTATTACATGAGCCATATTAAAGGTGATATTATCAGAAATAGCAAATTCTACAATGTAAACGATATCAAGACCTTTCTATCGGTATTTTACAAATAACAGGCATTTAAACCTTTTTAGCATAAAATATGCACAAAACATTTGACAAAATGTCCACGAATGGTACATTTTTTACTGATTATACCGTTAATGCGGAAATAGCTCAGCTGGTAGAGCGTTGCCTTGCCAAGGCAAAGGTCGCGGGTTCGAATCCCGTTTTCCGCTCCATTTATTCATTCATATTCATGTTCTTGATTTATTTGCAGGCAAGGCAAGCGTCTTTTTTGTTTCAAACTAATTCATTTATTTTTTCTAAAAATGCGCCCTCTGCAAAAAAAAGTAAGAACAAATTTGCTTTAAGAGGTCATTTTTTATGAAATCAATCGTTCAAGAAGCTTCATCAGTAGTAAAAGCTATCGATTGCGCATGGAAACGTGCAGAACAACCGGCTGAATTCTCGGTTCGTATTCACGAACACCCTAAAAAAAATATGTTTGGCTTCACTACTAAATCTGCAAAAATTGCACTTTTTTATGGAGAAGAAAAACCAAGAAGTCGCAACTCAAAGCCGACAGCAAGACCTTTACGCCAAAAAAAGACTGCTGAAGCATCCAAACCAACACCGGCACCTGAAAAAAGCAAAGCTCCTGTGGCTGCTCGTACACGAAAAATTGAATCTACTGATCCATGGAATGAGGAAATGGTTGCCTATGCTCAAAAATGGCTTGAAGACTTGCTCAATGCATTGCAAATTAAACATGCTCAATTTAATGTAGAACCTCAACGTTATCATCTAAAGGTAACTTTCACAAAGCCTGTATTTCCTGAAGATGAAAAAAATCGCACTTTATTCCGTAATTGCGCACATTTAATGTTACAATCAGCACGTAATAACTTCAAACGACCATTAAAAGGTTTTAAAGTAGTATTAACGACTGGTAGTTAACCAAAATAAATGGAAGGTTATGATACAAAGTCCTGAACTACAAACTATTATTGCACAATGCACACCACGCGGAAGCGGCGCTATTGCATTGCTTCGTTTGTCCGGACCT containing:
- the ybeY gene encoding rRNA maturation RNase YbeY translates to MILIKNEQTFPVDIKALEQHTKIALDALDYADFDINIVLVTPEAMQKYNNDFRDRDRVTDILSFPFHLIAAGARIEPETEDDKNLGDIIICPQYVNDDLDRWQMSFDNRMDMLLVHGICHLLGYDHIEDKDYEVMKKKEASLLKMLQ
- a CDS encoding amino acid carrier protein: MNLLTSLVLVKNFLDFPVAVLFFVVGLFLTIKTRFIQVRAMPKFIDLIKGGISRKKVQNKEGDVKTIDTFHALFTAMSTTIGIGNLVGPTVAIFAGGPGAMFWLLLYIFLGSVTKFTEVVFAMSTRIKTENGHIIGGPMQYLKHVSIFFANWFMYVMAVLFIGWSMVQSNTLAAMYAQDGIPEWVTGVALAAITLYVLVGGAQRVGEVASKLVPIMFFFYISFALLILFQDIVALQLAVASITQCILTPAAPIGGFLGATVLQAMKCGLYRGVFITEAGLGTSSIAHAMADTQKPADQGVLAMFSMAADALLALISGLIVLVTGVWEQGVFRSTLIYEAFKVSAPALGQFVLLVSISLFVITTVIGNSFNGRQTFASITNFKYVNWYVWFTVIMTFVGSMLHVELAWVIMDILIALVAIPNLIGIAILAIRRPQELKL
- the ruvA gene encoding Holliday junction branch migration protein RuvA — translated: MIDSISGKVTAQNESHITVSVGPLGFGVSIPSTMHVAIGQEVDLFLYMHWNQEQGPSLYGFATELDKTVFLLITSCSGVGPKIAMAALAQLGGAAFVQAVQQADDKMLSKISGIGAKKAEQMVVQLKHKVAKLLKSGVQFEGAEHISDIHNVSEVLHSLNYSRNEIDAAMNWLQRQNKGAQVPFDKLVRQALSFLAKRT